A stretch of DNA from Serinibacter arcticus:
CGACACGGCCAGGACGACGGCGTTGCTCGAGCCCGGGGTGATCGTCTGCGCGGTGGTGAACGGCTGGGCCGTGTAGCCGGCCGGGACGGCCGTCTCGTAGACGCAGTAGACGTGCGACGGGTCGACGAGCGGGCCGTCGGACGAGTTCGCGACCCACAGGCCGAGCGGGGAGGTCGGCGTCACGCCGGCCCACTGCACGACGCCGGCGGCGTCGGACGTGCCGGTCGCGACCGCACCGGTCGCCGGGACCTCGGCGGGGCAGACGCCGGCCACGGCCGCGTCGAACACCTGGAACTCGGCACCCTGGAGCGCGGTCCCGGCGCCGTCGTTCTTGGTGACGTGGAGCTGGCCCCAGTAGGTGTAGGGGGTGACCTCACCCGGCACCGTCGTGCCGTTGAACGTGCTGGAGTAGTCCTCGTTCGGGACGATGCCGTCGGCGGTGACCTCGTCGACCCGCGTGACGAGCTGCACGGCGATGACGTCGGCGGTCGTGTCCGCGGCCGCCGCGTCGAGCTTGGCCCGACCCGCCGGCGTGAACGTCCAGGTGACGCCCGCGCCGTCGACCGTGTAGTCGGCGCCCTCGACGAGCGGCGTGCCGTTGAGCGTGAGGACCGAGCTGGTGTAGCTGAGCGAGGCGTGCAGCACGTCGGTGATGACGGCCTGCGTGAAGAGCTCGTCGTTGTTCAGTACGGGCACCGGGACCGTGAGGTTCCACGTCACCGTGCTGCCGACCACGACGCCGCC
This window harbors:
- a CDS encoding SpaH/EbpB family LPXTG-anchored major pilin, with protein sequence MTGPTKLARRTLAAFGVAALAVVGVASAATALPGPDQPGAPTSGSLTVNKYKGAPTPTPNPADLLSGVEFVVTPVGTLEGGTCTAIDTATFDGWAGLDALFATAPAAPAGGYCLLPTQTVEETANGTATFEDLDLGVYYVQEGADNGNNNIVSKVPSFYVSIPLPSSNDWIYDVVTNPKNAVVNQPSKTISEAPGGVVVGSTVTWNLTVPVPVLNNDELFTQAVITDVLHASLSYTSSVLTLNGTPLVEGADYTVDGAGVTWTFTPAGRAKLDAAAADTTADVIAVQLVTRVDEVTADGIVPNEDYSSTFNGTTVPGEVTPYTYWGQLHVTKNDGAGTALQGAEFQVFDAAVAGVCPAEVPATGAVATGTSDAAGVVQWAGVTPTSPLGLWVANSSDGPLVDPSHVYCVYETAVPAGYTAQPFTTAQTITPGSSNAVVLAVSNPQVQGPDLPLTGAGGTLAMTVGGLALIGVGVGTVVVTRRRRRTAA